The following coding sequences lie in one Anguilla rostrata isolate EN2019 chromosome 8, ASM1855537v3, whole genome shotgun sequence genomic window:
- the LOC135260792 gene encoding proteasome subunit alpha type-7-like → MAARYDRAITVFSPDGHLFQVEYAQEAVKKGSTAVGIRGKDIVVLGVEKKSVAKLQEERTVRKICALDEHVCMAFAGLTADARIVINRARVECQSHRLTVEDPVTVEYITRYIATLKQRYTQSNGRRPFGISALIVGFDYDGTPRLYQTDPSGTYHAWKANAIGRSAKTVREFLEKHYTEEAITGDNDAIKLAIKALLEVVQSGGKNIELAVIRRNQPLKLLESKEIETLVAEIEKEKEEEAEKKKQKKAT, encoded by the exons ATGGCAGCTAGATATGACAGAGCTATTACAGTGTTTTCCCCAGATGGTCACCTCTTCCAAGTTGAATATGCTCAAGAAGCCGTGAAGAAAGGCTCAACTGCT gtCGGCATTCGAGGAAAGGATATCGTCGTCCTTGGTGTTGAGAAGAAGTCCGTGGCAAAACTGCAAGAGGAGAGAACCGTGCGCAAGATCTGCGCGCTTGATGAGCACGTTTGCATGGCCTTTGCCG GGCTGACGGCAGACGCTCGTATCGTGATTAACAGGGCCAGGGTGGAGTGCCAGAGCCACAGGCTGACCGTGGAGGATCCGGTCACTGTGGAGTACATCACACGCTACATCGCAACCCTCAAACAG CGCTACACCCAGAGTAACGGTCGCAGACCGTTCGGTATCTCCGCTTTGATTGTTGGCTTTGACTATGACGGCACTCCCAGGCTGTACCAGACCGATCCCTCCGGAACATACCATGCATGGAAG GCCAATGCGATTGGTCGCAGTGCCAAGACAGTGAGGGAATTCCTGGAGAAGCATTACACTGAGGAAGCCATCACCGGGGACAACGACGCCATCAAGCTTGCCATCAAAGCGCTACTGGAG GTTGTGCAGTCTGGTGGGAAGAACATCGAGCTTGCTGTCATCAGGAGGAATCAGCCACTGAAG CTTTTGGAGTCCAAGGAAATCGAAACATTGGTGGCAGAAAtcgagaaagaaaaggaggaggaggcggagaagaagaaacagaaaaaagccaCGTAA
- the LOC135260790 gene encoding protein SSXT-like isoform X2: protein MSVAFAAHRQRGKGDITPAGIQKLLDENNHLIQCIMDFQSKGKTAECSQYQQMLHRNLVYLATIADSNQNMQSLLPASESPTTEVKHEPPSQNVPMGPGGMSQSGPQQPPHGHGGPPEGPPTPHMQGQMNGQMPGPNHMPMQGPGPSQPPNMPPNSSMNVPPSTHASMGGYNHAVAPTQGMPPAQGQMNMAQGQPMGNYGPRPPMNMQASPGTSSPMMHQQPPSQQYSMPPGGAQHYPGQQNPMGMMGQVTQGNHVMGQRPMPPYRPPQQGPPQQYPGQEDYYGEQYSHGGQGVPEGTSQYSGQPEAYPQGPPQQQGYPPQQQQQQYPGQQGYPGQQQGYGPSQAPPGQYQNYPQGQGQQYGAYRAPQPGPPQAPQQRAYGYDQAQYGSYQQ, encoded by the exons atgtCGGTGGCGTttgcagcacacagacagcgaGGAAAGGGTGACATAACGCCGGCAGGAATACAGAAG TTGTTAGATGAGAACAATCATCTCATCCAATGCATCATGGACTTCCAGAGCAAAGGAAAAACTGCAGAATGCTCACA GTATCAACAAATGCTACACAGAAACTTAGTTTACCTGGCAACAATAGCAGACTCCAATCAGAACATGCAgtctctgcttcctgct TCTGAGTCCCCCACCACAGAGGTTAAGCATGAA cccccctcccagAACGTGCCCATGGGACCGGGCGGGATGAGCCAGAGCGGGCCCCAACAGCCCCCCCACGGCCACGGCGGGCCCCCGGAGGggccccccacgccccacatGCAGGGCCAGATGAACGGCCAGATGCCCG GACCCAACCACATGCCCATGCAGGGGCCCGGACCCAGCCAGCCCCCCAATATGCCCCCAAACAGCTCTATGAACGTCCCGCCCAGCACGCATGCGTCCATGGGGGGGTACAACCACGCGGTGGCGCCGACCCAGGGCATGCCCCCCGCCCAGGGCCAGATGAACATGGCACAGGGTCAGCCAATGGGAAACTACGGCCCGCGCCCGCCCATGAACATGCAGGCCAGCCCAGGTACCAGCA GTCCCATGATGCACCAGCAGCCCCCCTCCCAGCAGTACAGCATGCCCCCGGGAGGCGCACAGCACTACCCGGGCCAGCAGAACCCCATGGGCATGATGGGACAGGTCACCCAGGGGAACCACGTGATGGGACAGAGGCCTATGCCTCCGTACAGACCCCCACAGCAAG GACCCCCCCAGCAGTACCCTGGCCAGGAGGATTACTATGGGGAGCAGTATAGTCATGGTGGCCAGGGAGTCCCAGAAG GTACCTCCCAGTACAGCGGTCAGCCGGAGGCCTATCCGCAAggccccccccagcagcagggcTACCcccctcagcagcagcagcagcagtacccCGGCCAGCAGGGCTACCCAGGCCAGCAGCAGGGATACG GCCCGTCTCAAGCCCCCCCAGGGCAGTACCAGAACTACCCCCAGGGCCAGGGGCAGCAGTACGGCGCCTACAGAGCCCCCCAGCCCGGCCCGCCCCAGGCGCCGCAGCAGCGCGCCTATGGCTACGATCAG GCTCAGTATGGGAGCTACCAGCAGTGA
- the LOC135260790 gene encoding protein SSXT-like isoform X3: MSVAFAAHRQRGKGDITPAGIQKLLDENNHLIQCIMDFQSKGKTAECSQYQQMLHRNLVYLATIADSNQNMQSLLPAPPSQNVPMGPGGMSQSGPQQPPHGHGGPPEGPPTPHMQGQMNGQMPGPNHMPMQGPGPSQPPNMPPNSSMNVPPSTHASMGGYNHAVAPTQGMPPAQGQMNMAQGQPMGNYGPRPPMNMQASPGPMMHQQPPSQQYSMPPGGAQHYPGQQNPMGMMGQVTQGNHVMGQRPMPPYRPPQQGPPQQYPGQEDYYGEQYSHGGQGVPEGTSQYSGQPEAYPQGPPQQQGYPPQQQQQQYPGQQGYPGQQQGYGPSQAPPGQYQNYPQGQGQQYGAYRAPQPGPPQAPQQRAYGYDQAQYGSYQQ, encoded by the exons atgtCGGTGGCGTttgcagcacacagacagcgaGGAAAGGGTGACATAACGCCGGCAGGAATACAGAAG TTGTTAGATGAGAACAATCATCTCATCCAATGCATCATGGACTTCCAGAGCAAAGGAAAAACTGCAGAATGCTCACA GTATCAACAAATGCTACACAGAAACTTAGTTTACCTGGCAACAATAGCAGACTCCAATCAGAACATGCAgtctctgcttcctgct cccccctcccagAACGTGCCCATGGGACCGGGCGGGATGAGCCAGAGCGGGCCCCAACAGCCCCCCCACGGCCACGGCGGGCCCCCGGAGGggccccccacgccccacatGCAGGGCCAGATGAACGGCCAGATGCCCG GACCCAACCACATGCCCATGCAGGGGCCCGGACCCAGCCAGCCCCCCAATATGCCCCCAAACAGCTCTATGAACGTCCCGCCCAGCACGCATGCGTCCATGGGGGGGTACAACCACGCGGTGGCGCCGACCCAGGGCATGCCCCCCGCCCAGGGCCAGATGAACATGGCACAGGGTCAGCCAATGGGAAACTACGGCCCGCGCCCGCCCATGAACATGCAGGCCAGCCCAG GTCCCATGATGCACCAGCAGCCCCCCTCCCAGCAGTACAGCATGCCCCCGGGAGGCGCACAGCACTACCCGGGCCAGCAGAACCCCATGGGCATGATGGGACAGGTCACCCAGGGGAACCACGTGATGGGACAGAGGCCTATGCCTCCGTACAGACCCCCACAGCAAG GACCCCCCCAGCAGTACCCTGGCCAGGAGGATTACTATGGGGAGCAGTATAGTCATGGTGGCCAGGGAGTCCCAGAAG GTACCTCCCAGTACAGCGGTCAGCCGGAGGCCTATCCGCAAggccccccccagcagcagggcTACCcccctcagcagcagcagcagcagtacccCGGCCAGCAGGGCTACCCAGGCCAGCAGCAGGGATACG GCCCGTCTCAAGCCCCCCCAGGGCAGTACCAGAACTACCCCCAGGGCCAGGGGCAGCAGTACGGCGCCTACAGAGCCCCCCAGCCCGGCCCGCCCCAGGCGCCGCAGCAGCGCGCCTATGGCTACGATCAG GCTCAGTATGGGAGCTACCAGCAGTGA
- the LOC135260790 gene encoding protein SSXT-like isoform X1 codes for MSVAFAAHRQRGKGDITPAGIQKLLDENNHLIQCIMDFQSKGKTAECSQYQQMLHRNLVYLATIADSNQNMQSLLPAKSESPTTEVKHEPPSQNVPMGPGGMSQSGPQQPPHGHGGPPEGPPTPHMQGQMNGQMPGPNHMPMQGPGPSQPPNMPPNSSMNVPPSTHASMGGYNHAVAPTQGMPPAQGQMNMAQGQPMGNYGPRPPMNMQASPGTSSPMMHQQPPSQQYSMPPGGAQHYPGQQNPMGMMGQVTQGNHVMGQRPMPPYRPPQQGPPQQYPGQEDYYGEQYSHGGQGVPEGTSQYSGQPEAYPQGPPQQQGYPPQQQQQQYPGQQGYPGQQQGYGPSQAPPGQYQNYPQGQGQQYGAYRAPQPGPPQAPQQRAYGYDQAQYGSYQQ; via the exons atgtCGGTGGCGTttgcagcacacagacagcgaGGAAAGGGTGACATAACGCCGGCAGGAATACAGAAG TTGTTAGATGAGAACAATCATCTCATCCAATGCATCATGGACTTCCAGAGCAAAGGAAAAACTGCAGAATGCTCACA GTATCAACAAATGCTACACAGAAACTTAGTTTACCTGGCAACAATAGCAGACTCCAATCAGAACATGCAgtctctgcttcctgct AAGTCTGAGTCCCCCACCACAGAGGTTAAGCATGAA cccccctcccagAACGTGCCCATGGGACCGGGCGGGATGAGCCAGAGCGGGCCCCAACAGCCCCCCCACGGCCACGGCGGGCCCCCGGAGGggccccccacgccccacatGCAGGGCCAGATGAACGGCCAGATGCCCG GACCCAACCACATGCCCATGCAGGGGCCCGGACCCAGCCAGCCCCCCAATATGCCCCCAAACAGCTCTATGAACGTCCCGCCCAGCACGCATGCGTCCATGGGGGGGTACAACCACGCGGTGGCGCCGACCCAGGGCATGCCCCCCGCCCAGGGCCAGATGAACATGGCACAGGGTCAGCCAATGGGAAACTACGGCCCGCGCCCGCCCATGAACATGCAGGCCAGCCCAGGTACCAGCA GTCCCATGATGCACCAGCAGCCCCCCTCCCAGCAGTACAGCATGCCCCCGGGAGGCGCACAGCACTACCCGGGCCAGCAGAACCCCATGGGCATGATGGGACAGGTCACCCAGGGGAACCACGTGATGGGACAGAGGCCTATGCCTCCGTACAGACCCCCACAGCAAG GACCCCCCCAGCAGTACCCTGGCCAGGAGGATTACTATGGGGAGCAGTATAGTCATGGTGGCCAGGGAGTCCCAGAAG GTACCTCCCAGTACAGCGGTCAGCCGGAGGCCTATCCGCAAggccccccccagcagcagggcTACCcccctcagcagcagcagcagcagtacccCGGCCAGCAGGGCTACCCAGGCCAGCAGCAGGGATACG GCCCGTCTCAAGCCCCCCCAGGGCAGTACCAGAACTACCCCCAGGGCCAGGGGCAGCAGTACGGCGCCTACAGAGCCCCCCAGCCCGGCCCGCCCCAGGCGCCGCAGCAGCGCGCCTATGGCTACGATCAG GCTCAGTATGGGAGCTACCAGCAGTGA
- the LOC135260790 gene encoding protein SSXT-like isoform X4, whose translation MDFQSKGKTAECSQYQQMLHRNLVYLATIADSNQNMQSLLPAKSESPTTEVKHEPPSQNVPMGPGGMSQSGPQQPPHGHGGPPEGPPTPHMQGQMNGQMPGPNHMPMQGPGPSQPPNMPPNSSMNVPPSTHASMGGYNHAVAPTQGMPPAQGQMNMAQGQPMGNYGPRPPMNMQASPGTSSPMMHQQPPSQQYSMPPGGAQHYPGQQNPMGMMGQVTQGNHVMGQRPMPPYRPPQQGPPQQYPGQEDYYGEQYSHGGQGVPEGTSQYSGQPEAYPQGPPQQQGYPPQQQQQQYPGQQGYPGQQQGYGPSQAPPGQYQNYPQGQGQQYGAYRAPQPGPPQAPQQRAYGYDQAQYGSYQQ comes from the exons ATGGACTTCCAGAGCAAAGGAAAAACTGCAGAATGCTCACA GTATCAACAAATGCTACACAGAAACTTAGTTTACCTGGCAACAATAGCAGACTCCAATCAGAACATGCAgtctctgcttcctgct AAGTCTGAGTCCCCCACCACAGAGGTTAAGCATGAA cccccctcccagAACGTGCCCATGGGACCGGGCGGGATGAGCCAGAGCGGGCCCCAACAGCCCCCCCACGGCCACGGCGGGCCCCCGGAGGggccccccacgccccacatGCAGGGCCAGATGAACGGCCAGATGCCCG GACCCAACCACATGCCCATGCAGGGGCCCGGACCCAGCCAGCCCCCCAATATGCCCCCAAACAGCTCTATGAACGTCCCGCCCAGCACGCATGCGTCCATGGGGGGGTACAACCACGCGGTGGCGCCGACCCAGGGCATGCCCCCCGCCCAGGGCCAGATGAACATGGCACAGGGTCAGCCAATGGGAAACTACGGCCCGCGCCCGCCCATGAACATGCAGGCCAGCCCAGGTACCAGCA GTCCCATGATGCACCAGCAGCCCCCCTCCCAGCAGTACAGCATGCCCCCGGGAGGCGCACAGCACTACCCGGGCCAGCAGAACCCCATGGGCATGATGGGACAGGTCACCCAGGGGAACCACGTGATGGGACAGAGGCCTATGCCTCCGTACAGACCCCCACAGCAAG GACCCCCCCAGCAGTACCCTGGCCAGGAGGATTACTATGGGGAGCAGTATAGTCATGGTGGCCAGGGAGTCCCAGAAG GTACCTCCCAGTACAGCGGTCAGCCGGAGGCCTATCCGCAAggccccccccagcagcagggcTACCcccctcagcagcagcagcagcagtacccCGGCCAGCAGGGCTACCCAGGCCAGCAGCAGGGATACG GCCCGTCTCAAGCCCCCCCAGGGCAGTACCAGAACTACCCCCAGGGCCAGGGGCAGCAGTACGGCGCCTACAGAGCCCCCCAGCCCGGCCCGCCCCAGGCGCCGCAGCAGCGCGCCTATGGCTACGATCAG GCTCAGTATGGGAGCTACCAGCAGTGA